The Tenebrio molitor chromosome 5, icTenMoli1.1, whole genome shotgun sequence genome has a segment encoding these proteins:
- the LOC138131180 gene encoding calpain-A-like isoform X1, which translates to MPKSQPDKVKSETSYHVLRTSNNENDIEPQQTDFVDAPLNYQVFEKIYMLGEKESGTQPRGHLQNYGQLREYYVRKNSLFVDDIFSPKVDAKIVWKRPSEISDHPQFIKDGASRFDIDQGELGDCWFLAAVANLTLNKKLFSMVVPTDQSFSDNYAGIFHFRFWQYGRWVDVVIDDKLPTIDNKLVCLRSTDPNEYWPSLLEKAYAKLYGSYKNLEGGLINEALEDLCGGLSEFYSAKIPELYEIMEMSYRRSSFMGCSITASEKEGQRGDGLITMHAYSVTGMETINSGQSEIRLIRLRNPWGGNAEWNGAWSDNSKNWDLIPKEVSKRLRVKRDDGEFWMAIEDFQRCFTSLEICHLNPSTFIYGEDSRWYVNMFENRWIPNVTAGGGLAYKETFANNPQYFLTVRGNNSTCTVVIGLMQENRRLFAEGDLTLELNIFKIETDPGHLLNEDFFVSREPVFHKSETVRQLTVRILLPPGRYCIVPSTADPDENANYLLRIYSGMKINVIENNHQS; encoded by the exons ATGCCGAAAAGTCAACCAGAtaaagtaaaaagtgaaacTTCTTACCATGTGCTTCGAACAAGTAATAACGAGAATGACATTGAACCACAACAAACTGATTTTGTTGATGCACCGCTGAATTATcaggtttttgaaaaaatttacatg CTTGGAGAAAAGGAGTCAGGTACGCAACCAAGAGGACATCTACAGAATTATGGCCAATTACGAGAATATTATGTGCGAAAGAACTCTCTTTTTGTTGATGATATATTCTCTCCAAAAGTTGATGCTAAAATTGTCTGGAAAAGGCCTTCT gAAATATCAGATCACCCCCAGTTTATTAAGGATGGAGCTAGTCGTTTTGATATAGATCAAGGAGAATTGGGTGACTGTTGGTTTTTAGCTGCAGTGGCTAATTTAACCCTcaacaagaaattattttcgaTGGTTGTTCCCACTGATCAAAGTTTTTCCGATAATTATGCtggaatttttcatttcag GTTCTGGCAATATGGACGATGGGTAGATGTGGTAATTGACGACAAATTACCTACAATCGATAACAAATTAGTGTGTTTACGATCAACAGATCCAAATGAGTATTGGCCATCTCTTTTAGAAAAAGCATACGCCAA GCTCTACGGTTCTTATAAAAATTTAGAAGGAGGCCTAATTAATGAAGCTTTGGAAGATTTGTGTGGTGGTCTGTCAGAATTTTACAGTGCCAAAATACCTGAACTTTATGAAATTATGGAGATGTCGTATAGAAGATCATCTTTTATGGGTTGTTCTATAACG gCTTCAGAGAAAGAAGGGCAGCGAGGTGACGGTTTAATCACAATGCACGCATATAGTGTCACTGGCATGGAAACTATAAACTCAGGTCAGTCTGAAATAAGATTAATAAGACTTAGAAATCCATGGGGAGGTAATGCAGAATGGAATGGAGCTTGGAGTGATAA TTCAAAGAATTGGGATTTAATTCCAAAGGAAGTAAGTAAGAGACTTCGCGTAAAAAGAGATGATGGTGAATTTTGGATGGCAATTGAAGATTTCCAAAGATGTTTTACATCACTGGAAATTTGCCATCTCAATCCAAGTACCTTTATTTATGGCGAGGACAGTCGTTGGTACGTTAACATGTTTGAAAATAGATGGATTCCCAATGTTACAGCTGGAGGTGGCCTTGCATATAAAG AGACGTTTGCCAATAATCCTCAATACTTTTTAACAGTTAGAGGGAATAACTCGACATGTACTGTCGTCATTGGTTTAATGCAAGAAAACAGACGTCTCTTCGCCGAAGGTGATCTTACGCTTGAACTTAACATATTTAAA ATCGAAACTGATCCTGGACATCTCCTTAACGAGGATTTCTTTGTATCAAGGGAGCCTGTGTTCCATAAAAGTGAAACTGTTCGTCAATTGACAGTTAGAATTTTATTACCACCTGGAAGGTATTGCATAGTCCCAAGTACTGCTGATCCAGATGAAAATGCAAATTATTTACTGAGAATATATTCTGGAATGAAAATCAACGTAat agaGAATAATCACCAGTCTTGA
- the LOC138131180 gene encoding calpain-A-like isoform X2, whose product MPKSQPDKVKSETSYHVLRTSNNENDIEPQQTDFVDAPLNYQVFEKIYMLGEKESGTQPRGHLQNYGQLREYYVRKNSLFVDDIFSPKVDAKIVWKRPSEISDHPQFIKDGASRFDIDQGELGDCWFLAAVANLTLNKKLFSMVVPTDQSFSDNYAGIFHFRFWQYGRWVDVVIDDKLPTIDNKLVCLRSTDPNEYWPSLLEKAYAKLYGSYKNLEGGLINEALEDLCGGLSEFYSAKIPELYEIMEMSYRRSSFMGCSITASEKEGQRGDGLITMHAYSVTGMETINSGQSEIRLIRLRNPWGGNAEWNGAWSDNSKNWDLIPKEVSKRLRVKRDDGEFWMAIEDFQRCFTSLEICHLNPSTFIYGEDSRWYVNMFENRWIPNVTAGETFANNPQYFLTVRGNNSTCTVVIGLMQENRRLFAEGDLTLELNIFKIETDPGHLLNEDFFVSREPVFHKSETVRQLTVRILLPPGRYCIVPSTADPDENANYLLRIYSGMKINVIENNHQS is encoded by the exons ATGCCGAAAAGTCAACCAGAtaaagtaaaaagtgaaacTTCTTACCATGTGCTTCGAACAAGTAATAACGAGAATGACATTGAACCACAACAAACTGATTTTGTTGATGCACCGCTGAATTATcaggtttttgaaaaaatttacatg CTTGGAGAAAAGGAGTCAGGTACGCAACCAAGAGGACATCTACAGAATTATGGCCAATTACGAGAATATTATGTGCGAAAGAACTCTCTTTTTGTTGATGATATATTCTCTCCAAAAGTTGATGCTAAAATTGTCTGGAAAAGGCCTTCT gAAATATCAGATCACCCCCAGTTTATTAAGGATGGAGCTAGTCGTTTTGATATAGATCAAGGAGAATTGGGTGACTGTTGGTTTTTAGCTGCAGTGGCTAATTTAACCCTcaacaagaaattattttcgaTGGTTGTTCCCACTGATCAAAGTTTTTCCGATAATTATGCtggaatttttcatttcag GTTCTGGCAATATGGACGATGGGTAGATGTGGTAATTGACGACAAATTACCTACAATCGATAACAAATTAGTGTGTTTACGATCAACAGATCCAAATGAGTATTGGCCATCTCTTTTAGAAAAAGCATACGCCAA GCTCTACGGTTCTTATAAAAATTTAGAAGGAGGCCTAATTAATGAAGCTTTGGAAGATTTGTGTGGTGGTCTGTCAGAATTTTACAGTGCCAAAATACCTGAACTTTATGAAATTATGGAGATGTCGTATAGAAGATCATCTTTTATGGGTTGTTCTATAACG gCTTCAGAGAAAGAAGGGCAGCGAGGTGACGGTTTAATCACAATGCACGCATATAGTGTCACTGGCATGGAAACTATAAACTCAGGTCAGTCTGAAATAAGATTAATAAGACTTAGAAATCCATGGGGAGGTAATGCAGAATGGAATGGAGCTTGGAGTGATAA TTCAAAGAATTGGGATTTAATTCCAAAGGAAGTAAGTAAGAGACTTCGCGTAAAAAGAGATGATGGTGAATTTTGGATGGCAATTGAAGATTTCCAAAGATGTTTTACATCACTGGAAATTTGCCATCTCAATCCAAGTACCTTTATTTATGGCGAGGACAGTCGTTGGTACGTTAACATGTTTGAAAATAGATGGATTCCCAATGTTACAGCTGGAG AGACGTTTGCCAATAATCCTCAATACTTTTTAACAGTTAGAGGGAATAACTCGACATGTACTGTCGTCATTGGTTTAATGCAAGAAAACAGACGTCTCTTCGCCGAAGGTGATCTTACGCTTGAACTTAACATATTTAAA ATCGAAACTGATCCTGGACATCTCCTTAACGAGGATTTCTTTGTATCAAGGGAGCCTGTGTTCCATAAAAGTGAAACTGTTCGTCAATTGACAGTTAGAATTTTATTACCACCTGGAAGGTATTGCATAGTCCCAAGTACTGCTGATCCAGATGAAAATGCAAATTATTTACTGAGAATATATTCTGGAATGAAAATCAACGTAat agaGAATAATCACCAGTCTTGA
- the LOC138130963 gene encoding calpain-A-like isoform X1, translating to MHKSQRDKVKSETFYHVLQKSNNENETEPQQTDVVDAPLNYQGFKKIYMLGEKNSGTPARRIRQDYSKLRESCVRKKSLFVDGIFSPKFDDKIVVKRPSEISDHPQFITDGATRFDINQGTLADCWFLAAVANLTLNHKLLAVVVPTDQSFSNNYAGIFHFRFWQYGRWIDVVIDDTLPTDGNKLVYLRSTDPNEYWPSLLEKAYAKLYGSYKNLEGGLINEALEDLCGGLSEFYSAKRLELYEIMEMSYKRSSFMGCSITASEKEGQQRGDGLITMHAYSVTDMETIKLGQSEIRLIRLRNPWGGNAEWNGAWSDNSENWDLVPKEVSKRLRVKRYDGEFWMAIEDFQRCFTSVEICHLNPSTFIYGEDSRWYVNMFENRWIPNVTAGGGLAYKETFANNPQYFLTVRGNNSTCTVVIGLMQENRRLFNKDNVQLELTIFKIKADHGHHLGKDLFKSNSLVLNHKETVVVRQLTVRISLPSGKYCIVPSTASPNEEAYYLLRIYSEMNINVKEPIPARKKKIWSCH from the exons ATGCATAAAAGCCAACGAGATAAAGTAAAGAGTGAAACATTTTACCATGTGcttcaaaaaagtaataacGAGAATGAAACTGAACCACAACAAACTGATGTGGTTGATGCACCGCTGAATTATCagggttttaaaaaaatatacatg CTTGGAGAAAAGAACTCAGGTACGCCAGCAAGAAGAATTCGGCAGGACTATTCCAAATTACGAGAATCTTGCGTGCGAAagaaaagtcttttcgttgaTGGCATATTCTCTCCAAAATTTGATGATAAAATTGTCGTGAAAAGGCCTTCT GAAATATCAGATCACCCCCAGTTTATTACAGATGGAGCTACTCGTTTTGACATAAATCAGGGAACATTAGCTGACTGTTGGTTTTTAGCTGCTGTGGCTAATTTAACCCTCAACCATAAATTATTAGCGGTGGTTGTTCCCACTGATCAAAGTTTTTCCAATAATTATGCtggaatttttcatttcag GTTCTGGCAGTATGGACGATGGATAGATGTGGTAATAGACGACACGTTACCTACAGACGGTAACAAATTAGTGTATTTACGATCAACAGACCCAAATGAGTATTGGCCATCTCTTTTAGAAAAAGCATACGCCAA GCTCTACGGTTCTTATAAAAATTTAGAAGGAGGCCTAATTAATGAAGCTTTGGAAGATTTGTGTGGTGGTCTGTCAGAATTTTACAGTGCCAAAAGACTTGAACTTTATGAAATTATGGAGATGTCGTATAAAAGATCATCTTTTATGGGTTGTTCTATAACG gCTTCAGAGAAAGAAGGGCAGCAGCGAGGTGACGGTTTAATCACAATGCACGCATATAGTGTCACTGACATGGAAACTATAAAGTTAGGTCAGTCTGAAATAAGATTAATAAGACTTAGGAATCCATGGGGAGGTAATGCAGAATGGAATGGAGCTTGGAGTGATAA TTCAGAGAATTGGGATTTAGTTCCAAAGGAAGTAAGTAAGAGACTTCGCGTAAAAAGGTATGATGGTGAATTTTGGATGGCAATTGAAGATTTCCAAAGATGTTTTACATCAGTGGAAATTTGCCATCTCAATCCAAGTACCTTTATTTATGGCGAGGACAGTCGTTGGTACGTTAACATGTTTGAAAATAGATGGATTCCCAATGTTACAGCTGGAGGTGGCCTTGCATATAAAG AGACGTTTGCCAATAATCCTCAATACTTCTTAACAGTTAGAGGGAATAATTCGACATGTACTGTCGTCATTGGTTTAATGCAAGAAAACAGACGTCTCTTTAATAAAGATAATGTTCAGCTGGAACTTACTATATTCAAG atCAAAGCTGACCATGGACATCACCTTGGCAAAGATTTGTTTAAATCAAATTCGCTAGTGCTAAATCACAAGGAAACTGTTGTTGTTCGTCAACTGACAGTAAGAATTTCCTTACCATCTGGAAAGTATTGCATAGTCCCTAGTACTGCTTCTCCTAATGAAGAAGCATATTATTTACTAAGAATATACTCTGAAATGAACATCAACGt aaagGAGCCAATACCTGCTCGCAAAAAGAAGATTTGGTCTtgtcattaa
- the LOC138130963 gene encoding calpain-A-like isoform X2 encodes MHKSQRDKVKSETFYHVLQKSNNENETEPQQTDVVDAPLNYQGFKKIYMLGEKNSGTPARRIRQDYSKLRESCVRKKSLFVDGIFSPKFDDKIVVKRPSEISDHPQFITDGATRFDINQGTLADCWFLAAVANLTLNHKLLAVVVPTDQSFSNNYAGIFHFRFWQYGRWIDVVIDDTLPTDGNKLVYLRSTDPNEYWPSLLEKAYAKLYGSYKNLEGGLINEALEDLCGGLSEFYSAKRLELYEIMEMSYKRSSFMGCSITASEKEGQQRGDGLITMHAYSVTDMETIKLGQSEIRLIRLRNPWGGNAEWNGAWSDNSENWDLVPKEVSKRLRVKRYDGEFWMAIEDFQRCFTSVEICHLNPSTFIYGEDSRWYVNMFENRWIPNVTAGETFANNPQYFLTVRGNNSTCTVVIGLMQENRRLFNKDNVQLELTIFKIKADHGHHLGKDLFKSNSLVLNHKETVVVRQLTVRISLPSGKYCIVPSTASPNEEAYYLLRIYSEMNINVKEPIPARKKKIWSCH; translated from the exons ATGCATAAAAGCCAACGAGATAAAGTAAAGAGTGAAACATTTTACCATGTGcttcaaaaaagtaataacGAGAATGAAACTGAACCACAACAAACTGATGTGGTTGATGCACCGCTGAATTATCagggttttaaaaaaatatacatg CTTGGAGAAAAGAACTCAGGTACGCCAGCAAGAAGAATTCGGCAGGACTATTCCAAATTACGAGAATCTTGCGTGCGAAagaaaagtcttttcgttgaTGGCATATTCTCTCCAAAATTTGATGATAAAATTGTCGTGAAAAGGCCTTCT GAAATATCAGATCACCCCCAGTTTATTACAGATGGAGCTACTCGTTTTGACATAAATCAGGGAACATTAGCTGACTGTTGGTTTTTAGCTGCTGTGGCTAATTTAACCCTCAACCATAAATTATTAGCGGTGGTTGTTCCCACTGATCAAAGTTTTTCCAATAATTATGCtggaatttttcatttcag GTTCTGGCAGTATGGACGATGGATAGATGTGGTAATAGACGACACGTTACCTACAGACGGTAACAAATTAGTGTATTTACGATCAACAGACCCAAATGAGTATTGGCCATCTCTTTTAGAAAAAGCATACGCCAA GCTCTACGGTTCTTATAAAAATTTAGAAGGAGGCCTAATTAATGAAGCTTTGGAAGATTTGTGTGGTGGTCTGTCAGAATTTTACAGTGCCAAAAGACTTGAACTTTATGAAATTATGGAGATGTCGTATAAAAGATCATCTTTTATGGGTTGTTCTATAACG gCTTCAGAGAAAGAAGGGCAGCAGCGAGGTGACGGTTTAATCACAATGCACGCATATAGTGTCACTGACATGGAAACTATAAAGTTAGGTCAGTCTGAAATAAGATTAATAAGACTTAGGAATCCATGGGGAGGTAATGCAGAATGGAATGGAGCTTGGAGTGATAA TTCAGAGAATTGGGATTTAGTTCCAAAGGAAGTAAGTAAGAGACTTCGCGTAAAAAGGTATGATGGTGAATTTTGGATGGCAATTGAAGATTTCCAAAGATGTTTTACATCAGTGGAAATTTGCCATCTCAATCCAAGTACCTTTATTTATGGCGAGGACAGTCGTTGGTACGTTAACATGTTTGAAAATAGATGGATTCCCAATGTTACAGCTGGAG AGACGTTTGCCAATAATCCTCAATACTTCTTAACAGTTAGAGGGAATAATTCGACATGTACTGTCGTCATTGGTTTAATGCAAGAAAACAGACGTCTCTTTAATAAAGATAATGTTCAGCTGGAACTTACTATATTCAAG atCAAAGCTGACCATGGACATCACCTTGGCAAAGATTTGTTTAAATCAAATTCGCTAGTGCTAAATCACAAGGAAACTGTTGTTGTTCGTCAACTGACAGTAAGAATTTCCTTACCATCTGGAAAGTATTGCATAGTCCCTAGTACTGCTTCTCCTAATGAAGAAGCATATTATTTACTAAGAATATACTCTGAAATGAACATCAACGt aaagGAGCCAATACCTGCTCGCAAAAAGAAGATTTGGTCTtgtcattaa
- the LOC138130963 gene encoding calpain-A-like isoform X3, with protein MHKSQRDKVKSETFYHVLQKSNNENETEPQQTDVVDAPLNYQGFKKIYMEISDHPQFITDGATRFDINQGTLADCWFLAAVANLTLNHKLLAVVVPTDQSFSNNYAGIFHFRFWQYGRWIDVVIDDTLPTDGNKLVYLRSTDPNEYWPSLLEKAYAKLYGSYKNLEGGLINEALEDLCGGLSEFYSAKRLELYEIMEMSYKRSSFMGCSITASEKEGQQRGDGLITMHAYSVTDMETIKLGQSEIRLIRLRNPWGGNAEWNGAWSDNSENWDLVPKEVSKRLRVKRYDGEFWMAIEDFQRCFTSVEICHLNPSTFIYGEDSRWYVNMFENRWIPNVTAGGGLAYKETFANNPQYFLTVRGNNSTCTVVIGLMQENRRLFNKDNVQLELTIFKIKADHGHHLGKDLFKSNSLVLNHKETVVVRQLTVRISLPSGKYCIVPSTASPNEEAYYLLRIYSEMNINVKEPIPARKKKIWSCH; from the exons ATGCATAAAAGCCAACGAGATAAAGTAAAGAGTGAAACATTTTACCATGTGcttcaaaaaagtaataacGAGAATGAAACTGAACCACAACAAACTGATGTGGTTGATGCACCGCTGAATTATCagggttttaaaaaaatatacatg GAAATATCAGATCACCCCCAGTTTATTACAGATGGAGCTACTCGTTTTGACATAAATCAGGGAACATTAGCTGACTGTTGGTTTTTAGCTGCTGTGGCTAATTTAACCCTCAACCATAAATTATTAGCGGTGGTTGTTCCCACTGATCAAAGTTTTTCCAATAATTATGCtggaatttttcatttcag GTTCTGGCAGTATGGACGATGGATAGATGTGGTAATAGACGACACGTTACCTACAGACGGTAACAAATTAGTGTATTTACGATCAACAGACCCAAATGAGTATTGGCCATCTCTTTTAGAAAAAGCATACGCCAA GCTCTACGGTTCTTATAAAAATTTAGAAGGAGGCCTAATTAATGAAGCTTTGGAAGATTTGTGTGGTGGTCTGTCAGAATTTTACAGTGCCAAAAGACTTGAACTTTATGAAATTATGGAGATGTCGTATAAAAGATCATCTTTTATGGGTTGTTCTATAACG gCTTCAGAGAAAGAAGGGCAGCAGCGAGGTGACGGTTTAATCACAATGCACGCATATAGTGTCACTGACATGGAAACTATAAAGTTAGGTCAGTCTGAAATAAGATTAATAAGACTTAGGAATCCATGGGGAGGTAATGCAGAATGGAATGGAGCTTGGAGTGATAA TTCAGAGAATTGGGATTTAGTTCCAAAGGAAGTAAGTAAGAGACTTCGCGTAAAAAGGTATGATGGTGAATTTTGGATGGCAATTGAAGATTTCCAAAGATGTTTTACATCAGTGGAAATTTGCCATCTCAATCCAAGTACCTTTATTTATGGCGAGGACAGTCGTTGGTACGTTAACATGTTTGAAAATAGATGGATTCCCAATGTTACAGCTGGAGGTGGCCTTGCATATAAAG AGACGTTTGCCAATAATCCTCAATACTTCTTAACAGTTAGAGGGAATAATTCGACATGTACTGTCGTCATTGGTTTAATGCAAGAAAACAGACGTCTCTTTAATAAAGATAATGTTCAGCTGGAACTTACTATATTCAAG atCAAAGCTGACCATGGACATCACCTTGGCAAAGATTTGTTTAAATCAAATTCGCTAGTGCTAAATCACAAGGAAACTGTTGTTGTTCGTCAACTGACAGTAAGAATTTCCTTACCATCTGGAAAGTATTGCATAGTCCCTAGTACTGCTTCTCCTAATGAAGAAGCATATTATTTACTAAGAATATACTCTGAAATGAACATCAACGt aaagGAGCCAATACCTGCTCGCAAAAAGAAGATTTGGTCTtgtcattaa